A region of Amyelois transitella isolate CPQ chromosome 19, ilAmyTran1.1, whole genome shotgun sequence DNA encodes the following proteins:
- the LOC132902874 gene encoding uncharacterized protein LOC132902874, with the protein MSLKTTIPTDQTLLTLLTETEFMINSRPLTYVPLDHDDDLPLTPNDFLFMKTDSHDYPFGVFTDYDLLRRTWRESQRLADLTWKRWVKEYLPTLNRRDKWYRDNDRPLIVGDLVVIADDQLPRNQWPLGRVDQVFPGKDGLIRVAQGKTRHGLYVRPVTKLCRLGVRSST; encoded by the coding sequence ATGTCCCTTAAGACTACGATTCCGACTGACCAAACTTTATTAACGTTGCTCACTGAGACTGAATTTATGATTAATTCAAGACCTTTGACATACGTACCTTTAGACCATGATGACGACTTACCTCTGACACCAAATGATTTTCTGTTTATGAAAACAGACTCTCATGACTATCCCTTTGGAGTATTCACTGATTATGATCTACTAAGACGGACCTGGAGGGAATCCCAGCGACTTGCAGACTTGACTTGGAAGCGCTGGGTAAAGGAGTACCTGCCGACTTTAAATCGACGTGACAAATGGTACCGCGACAACGACAGACCACTGATTGTAGGTGACTTAGTTGTGATTGCTGACGATCAACTACCCCGCAATCAGTGGCCTCTTGGCAGGGTCGATCAGGTTTTTCCTGGCAAGGACGGCCTGATCCGTGTGGCCCAAGGTAAGACAAGACATGGACTTTACGTTAGACCTGTGACAAAGTTGTGTCGGCTGGGCGTCCGCTCCTCAACTTGA